One window of the Methylovirgula sp. HY1 genome contains the following:
- a CDS encoding DUF2948 family protein — translation MSEPLRLIALDEEDLAVISAHLQDAVVKVKDMAFLPQTKRFALLAARFDWLSVDSGKKERCATGLHFERVFKAAVKGFDQADGDRCLNLLSIRFFPEDAPAGQVILTFSGGAAIQLDVECLEAQMHDLGPRWPAKAQPGHCLDEPAM, via the coding sequence ATGTCAGAGCCCTTGCGTCTCATTGCGCTCGACGAGGAAGATCTCGCGGTCATTTCGGCGCATTTGCAAGATGCCGTCGTCAAGGTCAAGGATATGGCCTTTCTGCCACAAACCAAGCGCTTCGCCCTACTCGCGGCGCGTTTCGACTGGCTCAGCGTCGACTCGGGCAAGAAGGAGCGCTGCGCCACCGGCCTGCATTTCGAGCGGGTTTTCAAAGCCGCGGTCAAAGGCTTCGATCAAGCTGACGGCGACCGATGCCTCAATCTGCTGAGCATTCGCTTTTTTCCGGAAGACGCCCCTGCCGGGCAGGTGATCCTGACATTCTCCGGCGGCGCCGCGATTCAACTCGATGTCGAATGCCTGGAAGCGCAAATGCACGATCTCGGGCCACGCTGGCCGGCCAAGGCGCAGCCCGGCCATTGCCTCGATGAACCAGCGATGTGA
- the murA gene encoding UDP-N-acetylglucosamine 1-carboxyvinyltransferase: MDRIRIVGGRKLEGNIQISGAKNAALPLMIAALLTEETLTLENTPSVADVGMLLRILSHHGVDYSVDGRRPGDQPHAARTLHLSARRIVDITAPYDLVSKMRASFWVIAPLLARMGEARVSLPGGCAIGTRPVDLLLMVLEKLGATIEIEAGYVHARAAKGLVGAEIDFPKVTVSGTHTALMAASLAKGHTLIKNAACEPEIADVAACLVKMGAKIKGAGQSVIEIEGVASLSGAHHTVLPDRIETGTYAMAVAMTGGDVLLEGAEPDLLRNALDVIGMAGAEISTNNLGIRVRRNGASLSPVDVTTAPFPGFPTDLQAQFMALMTKANGRSRITETIFENRFMHVQELARLGAHIRLDGDIAIVDGVAELQGAPVMATDLRASVSLVIAALAARGESIVNRVYHLDRGFEHLEKKLGGCGAVIERISGSN; this comes from the coding sequence ATGGATCGCATCCGCATCGTGGGCGGCAGAAAGCTCGAAGGCAATATCCAGATTTCCGGCGCCAAGAACGCAGCCTTGCCGCTGATGATCGCTGCTTTGCTGACCGAAGAGACGCTGACGCTCGAAAACACGCCGAGCGTCGCCGATGTGGGTATGCTGCTGCGGATCTTGAGCCATCATGGCGTCGATTATTCGGTCGATGGACGCCGCCCCGGCGATCAACCGCATGCCGCGCGCACCCTGCATCTTTCGGCGCGGCGCATCGTCGACATCACCGCCCCCTATGATCTCGTCTCGAAAATGCGGGCGAGTTTCTGGGTCATCGCGCCTTTGCTTGCCCGCATGGGCGAGGCCCGGGTGTCGCTGCCGGGCGGCTGCGCCATCGGCACAAGGCCCGTCGATCTCTTGCTGATGGTGCTCGAAAAGCTCGGCGCGACCATCGAGATCGAGGCCGGCTATGTCCATGCCCGCGCCGCCAAGGGGCTCGTCGGCGCCGAAATCGATTTTCCGAAAGTCACGGTCAGCGGCACGCACACAGCCTTGATGGCGGCATCGCTCGCCAAGGGCCATACACTCATCAAAAATGCCGCGTGCGAACCGGAAATTGCCGATGTCGCCGCCTGTCTCGTGAAAATGGGCGCCAAGATCAAGGGTGCCGGCCAATCGGTGATCGAGATCGAGGGCGTCGCCTCCTTGTCGGGCGCGCATCACACGGTGCTTCCCGATCGGATCGAAACCGGAACTTATGCCATGGCGGTCGCGATGACCGGCGGCGACGTGCTCCTCGAAGGCGCCGAGCCGGATCTCCTGCGCAACGCGCTCGACGTCATCGGCATGGCCGGCGCCGAGATTTCGACCAATAATCTCGGCATTCGCGTGCGCCGCAATGGCGCCAGCCTCTCTCCCGTCGATGTGACGACGGCGCCCTTCCCCGGCTTCCCCACCGATTTGCAAGCGCAGTTCATGGCCTTGATGACGAAAGCCAACGGCCGGTCGCGGATCACCGAGACGATCTTCGAAAACCGCTTCATGCATGTGCAGGAACTCGCCCGGCTCGGCGCCCACATAAGACTCGACGGCGATATCGCCATCGTCGATGGCGTTGCCGAGTTGCAGGGGGCGCCGGTCATGGCGACCGATCTGCGCGCCTCCGTCTCCCTCGTTATTGCGGCGCTTGCGGCGCGCGGCGAATCCATTGTCAATCGCGTCTATCATCTCGACCGCGGCTTCGAACATTTGGAAAAGAAGCTTGGCGGCTGCGGTGCCGTCATCGAGCGGATTTCGGGATCGAACTGA
- a CDS encoding lysozyme inhibitor LprI family protein produces MPILIAFAVLLLWLTSGAPASALDCGRAKTAQDKAICADPAALAADVAMTKAYSALSQRLSERDRKALLLSQRAWLKARTYGCPDATGGALAQCLARKSAERQSFLEGRPETGPGSGGRLVPVFIEQAGRKGYYEIDVTALKYAPPTSPGEKLFNAEVGKLLKKVPGGKNDAFGRDMIYSFILHMRMAYASPRFLSATIETYQFAGGAHGNSASNNINIDVAKGKILHFADVFAAAAKQKLDAECLRRILPQKAERAPDEKMEGKNLVDLKSAIAEGLGKLASWSFSTKGAQVSYDAYALGAYVEGPYSCEFPSTFLRPLVRPGFPLP; encoded by the coding sequence ATGCCGATATTGATCGCATTCGCGGTTCTGCTTCTTTGGCTCACGAGCGGCGCTCCCGCTTCGGCGCTCGACTGCGGTCGAGCCAAAACGGCGCAGGACAAAGCGATCTGTGCCGATCCCGCGGCACTTGCCGCCGATGTTGCCATGACCAAGGCCTATAGTGCCTTGTCCCAGCGCCTTTCGGAGCGGGACCGGAAAGCTCTGTTGCTCTCGCAACGGGCTTGGCTCAAAGCGCGAACCTATGGCTGCCCCGATGCGACGGGCGGCGCGCTCGCGCAATGTCTGGCGCGCAAAAGTGCAGAACGGCAGAGCTTCCTCGAAGGCCGGCCCGAGACAGGCCCCGGTTCGGGCGGCAGGCTCGTGCCGGTTTTCATCGAACAGGCCGGCCGCAAAGGTTATTATGAGATCGATGTGACGGCGCTCAAATATGCGCCGCCGACCTCGCCCGGCGAAAAGCTGTTCAATGCCGAAGTCGGGAAGCTCTTGAAGAAAGTGCCCGGCGGGAAAAACGACGCCTTCGGCCGCGACATGATCTATTCCTTCATCCTTCATATGCGCATGGCCTATGCCTCGCCCCGCTTCCTCTCCGCCACTATCGAGACCTATCAATTTGCCGGTGGCGCGCATGGCAATAGCGCATCGAACAATATCAATATCGATGTCGCCAAAGGCAAAATTCTGCATTTCGCCGACGTCTTCGCCGCCGCGGCCAAACAAAAGCTCGACGCCGAATGTCTGCGCCGGATCCTGCCGCAGAAGGCGGAGCGGGCGCCCGACGAAAAGATGGAAGGCAAGAATTTGGTGGATCTGAAAAGCGCCATTGCCGAAGGCTTGGGCAAGCTCGCGAGTTGGAGCTTTTCGACCAAAGGCGCGCAGGTCAGCTATGATGCCTATGCGCTCGGCGCCTATGTCGAGGGCCCTTATAGCTGCGAATTTCCGAGCACTTTTCTGCGGCCGTTGGTGAGGCCCGGATTTCCACTGCCATAG
- a CDS encoding aminopeptidase P family protein, protein MFESLFQSFEDTADAAHGAARIEALRVELARLGLAGFLVPRADRQQNEYVPPSEERLAWLTGFTGSAGLAAVFQDRVALFVDGRYTLQVRDQVDLSLITPVPLAATSPEKWLEQNLSAGQKLGYDPWLHTPGQIARFEAAAKAAGAELLAVEPNPIDAIWSDKPAPPQGRVNRHPLRLAGEPASQKLARIAKALGKADALLVSDPHAVAWAFNIRGKDVAHTPLPLCFALIPKDTPPSENLPRLYIEPAKLDDETRAYLSGLATLAEPQSLEADLVALGHDKARILFDAATVPVKLTKALQEAGGTADIAQDPIALMKARKNQAELEGARRAQLRDAIAIVRFLHWFDNEAPKGNLTEIDAAQALETFRRKSRKLKDVSFPTISAAGPNSAIPHYRVTNSSNRKIGKGIFLVDSGAQYEDGTTDITRTLAVGKPSAEMRDRYTRVLKGNIAISRALFPKGTSGAQIDALARNALWQAGLDFDHGTGHGVGAYLSVHEGPQRIAKTGMVSLEPGMIISNEPGYYKAGDYGIRIENLVCVEPRKVKGGERDMLGFEIMTLVPIDTRLIAPKLLDADERRWFNAYHAHVRRALWPYVEGDVRKWLKNATKPVGK, encoded by the coding sequence ATGTTTGAAAGCCTCTTCCAATCTTTCGAAGACACCGCCGATGCCGCGCATGGCGCGGCGCGGATCGAGGCCTTGCGGGTCGAACTCGCCCGTCTCGGCCTCGCCGGGTTTCTCGTTCCCCGCGCCGACCGGCAGCAGAACGAATATGTGCCGCCGAGCGAGGAACGGCTCGCCTGGCTCACCGGCTTCACCGGCTCGGCTGGGCTTGCCGCAGTGTTCCAGGACCGGGTCGCACTCTTCGTCGATGGCCGCTACACATTGCAGGTACGCGACCAGGTCGATCTTTCGCTGATCACGCCGGTCCCGCTCGCCGCGACCAGCCCGGAAAAATGGCTCGAACAGAATCTAAGCGCCGGCCAGAAGCTCGGCTATGATCCCTGGCTCCATACGCCGGGTCAGATCGCGCGCTTCGAAGCCGCCGCGAAAGCGGCCGGAGCCGAACTCCTCGCCGTCGAACCCAATCCCATCGATGCGATCTGGAGCGACAAGCCGGCGCCGCCGCAAGGCCGCGTGAACCGGCATCCTCTGCGCCTCGCCGGTGAACCCGCCAGCCAAAAACTCGCGCGGATCGCCAAGGCGCTCGGCAAAGCCGATGCGCTGCTCGTCAGCGATCCGCATGCGGTCGCCTGGGCCTTCAACATTCGCGGCAAGGATGTCGCCCATACGCCTTTGCCACTGTGTTTTGCGCTGATTCCAAAGGATACGCCGCCGAGCGAAAACTTGCCGCGGCTCTATATAGAACCGGCCAAGCTCGACGACGAGACTCGCGCCTATCTGAGCGGTCTCGCCACACTTGCCGAGCCGCAGAGCCTCGAAGCCGATCTCGTCGCGCTCGGGCATGACAAGGCACGCATCCTCTTCGATGCGGCGACCGTGCCGGTGAAACTCACCAAAGCGCTGCAAGAGGCCGGCGGCACCGCAGACATCGCGCAGGATCCGATCGCGCTGATGAAGGCGCGCAAGAATCAGGCGGAGCTCGAAGGCGCGCGGCGGGCGCAATTGCGCGACGCCATCGCCATCGTGCGTTTTCTGCATTGGTTCGATAATGAGGCGCCGAAGGGAAATCTCACCGAAATCGATGCCGCGCAAGCGCTCGAAACCTTTCGCCGCAAATCCCGCAAATTGAAGGATGTCTCCTTCCCGACCATTTCCGCCGCCGGCCCCAATTCGGCGATCCCGCATTATCGCGTTACCAACTCGTCGAACCGCAAGATCGGCAAAGGCATTTTCCTCGTCGATTCCGGCGCTCAATATGAGGACGGCACGACCGACATCACCCGCACGCTCGCCGTCGGCAAACCCTCCGCCGAGATGCGCGATCGCTACACGCGCGTGCTCAAGGGCAATATCGCGATCAGCCGCGCGCTTTTTCCGAAAGGCACGTCAGGCGCCCAGATCGATGCCTTGGCGCGCAACGCGCTCTGGCAGGCGGGCCTCGATTTCGATCATGGCACGGGCCATGGCGTCGGCGCCTATCTCTCCGTCCATGAAGGGCCACAGCGCATCGCCAAGACCGGCATGGTGTCGCTCGAACCCGGCATGATCATCTCGAACGAGCCCGGCTATTACAAAGCCGGCGACTATGGCATCCGCATCGAAAATCTCGTCTGTGTCGAGCCGCGCAAGGTCAAGGGCGGCGAACGCGACATGCTCGGCTTCGAGATCATGACGCTGGTGCCGATCGACACGCGCCTCATCGCGCCGAAACTGCTCGATGCCGACGAGCGGCGCTGGTTCAACGCCTATCACGCGCATGTGCGCCGCGCGCTCTGGCCCTATGTCGAGGGCGACGTCCGCAAATGGCTGAAGAACGCGACGAAGCCGGTGGGGAAATAG
- the purD gene encoding phosphoribosylamine--glycine ligase has protein sequence MNVLLLGSGGREHALAQALHKSPALNRFFVAPGNPGIETLAKAVVLVSEDHEQIIAFCKRQAIDLVVIGPETPLVEGLTDSLAAEEIKAFGPSEDAALLEGSKAFAKKICEIFSIPTAAYARFNEADAAKAYLRDKGAPIVVKADGLAAGKGVVVAETMAEAEAAIDAMFAGAFGEAGSTILLEEKLIGQEVSFFALCDGKHAVALGSAQDHKRLGEGDTGPNTGGMGAYSPVPFMDAAMNERVMAEIVRPLIAGMAELERPFQGLLFVGLMITAQGPKVIEFNVRFGDPETQAILPRLEQDLLPLLKACADETLPEVPLVLSPQSAVTVVLAAKGYPEAPQKGSEIRGLDKVEAMEGVIVTHAGSKRDGHKLIADGGRVLNITGIGATLEEARARAYAAVDAIDWPEGFCRRDIGAKKPSP, from the coding sequence ATGAACGTCCTTCTCCTGGGTTCCGGTGGGCGCGAACATGCGCTTGCGCAGGCGCTCCACAAAAGCCCCGCACTTAATCGTTTCTTCGTTGCGCCCGGCAATCCCGGGATCGAGACGCTCGCCAAAGCCGTGGTGCTCGTCTCCGAAGATCATGAGCAGATCATCGCTTTCTGCAAGCGCCAGGCGATCGATCTTGTCGTCATCGGTCCGGAGACGCCGCTGGTCGAAGGGCTCACCGATTCGCTCGCGGCCGAGGAGATCAAGGCCTTCGGCCCGTCCGAGGATGCGGCGCTGCTCGAAGGCTCGAAAGCCTTCGCCAAGAAGATCTGCGAGATTTTTTCGATCCCGACGGCGGCCTATGCGCGCTTCAACGAAGCCGATGCGGCCAAGGCCTATCTGCGCGACAAAGGTGCGCCGATCGTCGTGAAGGCCGATGGCCTGGCGGCCGGCAAGGGTGTCGTCGTCGCCGAGACAATGGCCGAAGCCGAAGCCGCGATCGATGCGATGTTCGCCGGCGCCTTCGGCGAGGCGGGCAGCACCATCCTTCTCGAAGAAAAGCTGATCGGGCAGGAAGTCTCCTTCTTCGCGCTTTGCGACGGCAAACATGCCGTCGCGCTCGGTTCGGCGCAGGATCACAAAAGGCTCGGCGAAGGCGATACCGGCCCGAATACGGGCGGGATGGGCGCCTATTCGCCCGTGCCTTTCATGGACGCGGCGATGAATGAGCGGGTGATGGCCGAGATCGTCCGCCCGCTCATCGCCGGCATGGCGGAACTGGAGCGGCCGTTTCAAGGCTTGCTCTTCGTCGGCCTGATGATCACGGCACAAGGGCCGAAGGTCATCGAGTTCAATGTGCGCTTCGGCGATCCGGAGACGCAGGCGATCCTGCCGCGTCTCGAACAGGATCTGCTGCCCCTGTTGAAGGCCTGCGCCGACGAAACTCTGCCCGAGGTGCCGCTCGTTCTTTCGCCGCAGAGCGCCGTCACCGTGGTACTCGCGGCGAAAGGCTATCCCGAGGCGCCGCAGAAAGGCAGCGAGATCCGTGGTCTCGACAAGGTCGAGGCGATGGAGGGCGTGATCGTCACCCATGCCGGCAGCAAGCGCGACGGGCATAAGCTCATTGCCGACGGTGGCCGGGTTTTGAACATCACCGGAATTGGCGCGACGCTCGAAGAAGCCCGCGCCCGCGCCTATGCGGCGGTCGATGCGATCGACTGGCCGGAGGGCTTTTGCCGGCGCGATATTGGCGCGAAGAAGCCTTCACCCTGA